A window of Microcystis aeruginosa FD4 contains these coding sequences:
- a CDS encoding Uma2 family endonuclease, which translates to MTIPLAPRTSDTLPPITWEKLPADFVLPDEPVESTRQPLLAAALRESLELAGLIVEASLIAANFGICATVGGKTVVKAPDWVYVPAVAPIREGEIRRSYTPRAEGEVPAIVMEFISETEGGEYSLNPHYPYGKWYFYERILQVPVYIIFQPPIGELEVYRLVAGKYELQKADENYRYWLAEIGLFLGVWQGKKAAVTAHWLRWWDQSGNLLLWGSERAEQERERAEQERERAEQAKRRVERMAAQLKAMGIDVEAE; encoded by the coding sequence ATGACAATCCCATTAGCACCTCGCACCTCTGATACTTTACCCCCCATTACCTGGGAGAAATTGCCAGCGGATTTTGTCCTCCCTGATGAACCAGTGGAAAGCACCCGACAACCCCTCCTCGCGGCGGCTTTGCGAGAATCTTTGGAATTAGCGGGTTTAATTGTGGAAGCGAGTCTTATTGCTGCTAATTTTGGCATTTGCGCCACCGTTGGCGGTAAGACAGTAGTAAAAGCTCCCGATTGGGTTTATGTACCCGCAGTAGCACCTATCCGAGAAGGAGAAATTCGCCGCAGCTACACGCCCCGTGCAGAAGGGGAAGTGCCAGCAATTGTCATGGAATTCATCTCAGAAACGGAGGGAGGGGAGTATTCTCTCAACCCCCACTATCCCTATGGCAAGTGGTATTTCTATGAGCGAATCTTACAAGTACCTGTCTATATTATTTTTCAACCGCCAATCGGGGAATTAGAAGTTTATCGCTTAGTAGCAGGCAAGTATGAGTTACAGAAAGCTGATGAAAATTATCGTTACTGGCTGGCAGAAATCGGTTTATTTCTAGGAGTATGGCAGGGGAAAAAAGCAGCAGTAACGGCTCATTGGTTGCGCTGGTGGGATCAATCAGGAAATTTACTATTGTGGGGGAGTGAAAGAGCCGAACAGGAGCGTGAAAGAGCCGAACAGGAGCGTGAAAGAGCCGAACAAGCCAAACGGAGGGTAGAGCGCATGGCGGCACAGCTGAAGGCAATGGGAATTGACGTGGAGGCCGAATGA
- a CDS encoding glycosyltransferase family 4 protein gives MTRKIKVGFYCQNDGYANVDCRFPEKGNPGIGGTQFTEIATVYYLNKFYPEQLEVLLLANLTELLPPSLEVSQVVDVVDAALKSEKTGCDILVFRTSFLTNEFIQKIDKLKVKIIARSNNYPTIFELNQIANCPKIECHVCVGQEQLDLLRDHRILEKSTRIFDLFNSENFIPKDKPVKQGNTVVYIGSLIPAKGFHLLARVWPSIIKKRPDAKLIVIGSGKVYNRNQQLGKWGVAEEEYEASFIRPFLSDKNGDIIKSVHFAGLLGEEKIQILQDADVGVVNPTGGTEVCPGSALEIQACGTPVVSAAKWGLLDTVVHGKTGLLGKSDRDLIRNIIYLLDNPDIARQFGQNGIDFVREKFDYRLIIKEWLELFIDVYNNRPAKPQPMKPNYLYQAKFLREGMRIIKKNIPLLRGVPSLVEIKSQVKAFIGNL, from the coding sequence ATGACTAGAAAGATCAAAGTAGGATTTTACTGCCAGAATGATGGTTATGCCAATGTCGATTGCCGGTTTCCAGAAAAAGGCAACCCTGGCATTGGCGGAACTCAGTTTACTGAAATTGCTACAGTATATTACTTGAATAAATTTTATCCAGAACAGCTTGAAGTTTTGCTGTTGGCAAATCTAACAGAATTATTGCCACCTTCTTTAGAAGTCTCTCAAGTAGTAGACGTGGTAGATGCAGCATTGAAAAGTGAAAAAACTGGATGTGATATATTGGTTTTTAGAACTAGCTTTTTAACCAATGAGTTTATTCAGAAAATAGACAAACTCAAAGTAAAAATTATCGCTAGATCTAATAACTATCCAACTATTTTTGAATTAAATCAAATAGCAAATTGTCCAAAGATAGAGTGCCATGTCTGTGTTGGACAAGAACAATTAGATCTTTTGCGAGATCATAGAATTCTTGAAAAATCAACCAGAATTTTTGATTTGTTTAATTCTGAAAATTTTATTCCTAAAGATAAACCTGTAAAACAAGGAAACACAGTTGTATATATCGGAAGCCTCATTCCAGCTAAAGGATTCCACTTGCTTGCCAGAGTCTGGCCTAGCATTATTAAAAAGAGACCCGATGCAAAACTAATTGTAATTGGCAGTGGGAAAGTCTATAATCGGAATCAGCAATTAGGAAAATGGGGAGTAGCAGAAGAAGAATATGAAGCGAGTTTCATACGCCCATTTCTATCTGATAAAAATGGTGATATAATCAAGTCTGTTCATTTTGCTGGACTTCTAGGCGAGGAAAAGATTCAAATTTTGCAAGATGCTGATGTGGGAGTTGTCAATCCTACAGGTGGTACAGAAGTCTGTCCAGGAAGTGCATTGGAAATTCAAGCTTGCGGTACACCTGTCGTTTCCGCCGCTAAATGGGGATTGCTCGATACCGTAGTTCATGGTAAAACAGGATTATTGGGAAAGAGTGATAGAGACTTAATCAGAAATATTATTTATTTATTGGATAATCCTGACATAGCTAGACAATTTGGTCAAAATGGGATTGACTTTGTCAGGGAGAAATTTGACTACCGATTAATTATTAAAGAATGGCTAGAATTATTTATTGATGTCTATAATAATAGACCAGCCAAGCCACAGCCGATGAAACCTAATTATTTATATCAGGCTAAGTTTCTGAGAGAAGGTATGCGAATTATTAAAAAGAACATTCCCTTATTGCGTGGCGTTCCTTCTTTAGTTGAGATTAAATCTCAGGTGAAAGCATTTATTGGTAATCTATAA
- the katG gene encoding catalase/peroxidase HPI, whose product MNDNTTTTSGKCPVMHGSITTASMSNMEWWPKVLNLDILSQHDSKTNPMGADFNYREAVKKLDVTALKKDLHTLMTDSQEWWPADWGHYGGLMIRLSWHAAGTYRIADGRGGAGTGNQRFAPINSWPDNVNLDKARRLLWPIKKKYGNQLSWADLIAYAGTIAYESMGLKTFGFAFGREDIWHPEKDIYWGSEKEWLAPSNNPNSRYSGERDLENPLAAVMMGLIYVNPEGVDGNPDPLKTAHDVRVTFARMAMNDEETVALTAGGHTVGKCHGNGDTALLGAKPEAADLEEQGLGWINKTHRGIGRDTVTSGIEGAWTTYPTRWDNGYFHMLLNYDWDLKKSPAGAWQWEPINVKEEDKPTDVEDPTIRRNLVMTDADMAMKMDPKYWEISERFYHDPDYFADVFARAWFKLTHRDMGPKTRYIGPDVPQEDLIWQDPIPAGNASYDVQSVKARIAAGGLSISEMVCTAWDSARTFRGSDNRGGANGARIRLTPQKDWAGNEPVRLAKVLAVLEGIAADTGASVADVIVLAGSVGIEQAAKAAGFDITVPFYPGRGDATDEMTDAVSFEPLEPIHDGYRNWLKQDYAVKPEELMLDRTQLMGLTAPEMAVLVGGMRVLGTNYGGTKHGVFTDREGVLTNDFFVNLTDMNYLWKPAGKNLYEISDRKTDQVKWTATRADIVFGSNSILRAYAEVYAQDDNKEKFVQDFVAAWTKVMNADRFDLA is encoded by the coding sequence ATGAATGACAATACGACAACCACCAGTGGCAAATGCCCGGTGATGCATGGAAGTATTACGACGGCTAGCATGTCGAACATGGAATGGTGGCCCAAGGTACTCAACCTCGATATTTTGAGTCAGCACGATAGCAAGACCAACCCGATGGGGGCAGACTTCAACTATCGGGAAGCGGTTAAGAAACTTGACGTAACCGCGCTCAAAAAAGACCTGCACACGCTGATGACAGACAGCCAGGAATGGTGGCCAGCGGACTGGGGTCACTATGGGGGTCTGATGATCCGCCTGTCCTGGCATGCAGCGGGTACCTATCGGATCGCGGATGGTCGCGGCGGTGCGGGTACCGGCAATCAGCGTTTTGCGCCCATTAACTCCTGGCCAGATAACGTCAACCTGGACAAAGCGCGCCGTCTGCTCTGGCCCATCAAGAAAAAATATGGCAACCAGCTCAGTTGGGCGGATCTGATTGCCTACGCTGGCACCATCGCCTATGAATCTATGGGGCTGAAGACCTTTGGCTTCGCCTTTGGACGGGAAGATATCTGGCATCCTGAAAAAGATATTTACTGGGGGTCGGAGAAGGAATGGCTCGCCCCCAGCAACAATCCCAACAGCCGCTATTCCGGTGAGCGGGATCTCGAAAATCCACTGGCTGCCGTGATGATGGGGTTGATCTACGTTAACCCCGAAGGTGTGGACGGTAATCCTGACCCGCTCAAGACCGCTCATGATGTGCGGGTAACCTTTGCCCGTATGGCCATGAACGACGAAGAAACCGTCGCCCTCACCGCCGGTGGTCACACGGTGGGCAAATGCCACGGTAATGGCGATACTGCGTTGCTTGGCGCAAAACCCGAAGCCGCCGATCTCGAAGAACAGGGCTTGGGTTGGATCAACAAGACCCATCGTGGCATTGGTCGCGACACCGTAACCAGCGGCATTGAAGGCGCATGGACGACCTATCCCACCCGATGGGACAACGGTTATTTCCACATGCTGCTGAATTACGACTGGGATCTGAAGAAGAGTCCGGCAGGGGCGTGGCAGTGGGAACCCATCAATGTCAAAGAAGAAGACAAACCCACTGATGTTGAAGACCCCACAATCCGCCGCAATTTGGTCATGACCGATGCCGACATGGCCATGAAGATGGATCCTAAGTATTGGGAGATTTCCGAACGGTTCTACCATGACCCCGACTACTTTGCTGACGTCTTTGCGCGAGCCTGGTTCAAACTGACCCACCGGGATATGGGGCCAAAGACTCGTTACATTGGCCCCGATGTGCCGCAAGAAGACCTCATCTGGCAGGATCCGATTCCCGCTGGGAACGCTAGCTATGATGTTCAGTCCGTGAAGGCCAGAATTGCAGCCGGCGGTCTGAGCATTAGCGAAATGGTATGCACCGCTTGGGACAGTGCCAGAACTTTCCGGGGTTCGGACAATCGTGGGGGGGCTAACGGGGCACGTATCCGTCTGACCCCGCAGAAGGATTGGGCAGGCAACGAACCTGTCCGTCTGGCCAAGGTGCTGGCCGTCCTGGAAGGCATCGCGGCGGATACCGGTGCCAGCGTCGCGGATGTCATCGTCCTCGCGGGTAGTGTCGGCATCGAGCAGGCAGCCAAGGCTGCTGGCTTTGACATTACCGTTCCCTTCTACCCTGGCCGGGGCGACGCAACGGACGAGATGACCGATGCCGTATCGTTTGAACCGCTGGAACCCATCCACGATGGCTACCGTAACTGGCTCAAGCAGGACTATGCCGTCAAACCCGAAGAGCTGATGCTCGATCGCACCCAACTGATGGGGTTGACTGCCCCTGAGATGGCGGTGCTGGTTGGCGGTATGCGTGTGTTGGGTACCAACTATGGCGGGACCAAGCACGGTGTGTTCACCGATCGCGAAGGCGTATTAACCAACGACTTCTTCGTGAATCTGACGGACATGAACTACCTATGGAAGCCAGCCGGTAAGAACCTGTATGAAATCAGCGATCGCAAGACGGATCAGGTCAAATGGACGGCGACACGGGCAGATATTGTCTTCGGCTCCAACTCAATCCTTCGTGCCTATGCCGAAGTCTATGCACAGGATGATAACAAAGAAAAGTTCGTGCAGGACTTCGTGGCAGCCTGGACGAAGGTGATGAATGCCGACCGCTTTGATCTGGCCTAA
- a CDS encoding ABC transporter permease, translating to MSRRAALQSYLLVRLLLAPLMLWTIVTVVFLLMRVAPGDPTDAILGNRAPESAKNALREQLGLNKPLFFQYLDYIFNLMRLNLGDSLTSKGVTVWEIIAKHFPATVELTFYGMLIAVIVGVGLGIITASRPNTPLDAGGRLFGLITYSLPIFWVGMLLQLIFAVQLRWFPLGTRFPLSETPPQTITGLYTFDSLMTLQLDKLPTALYYLALPSFTLGILLSGIFERMVRVNLKQTWQADYVDAAKARGIPEKTIMVAHALKNALIPVITVLGLTFAALLGGAVLTEVTFSWPGLGNQLYRAISRRDYPTVQGLMAFLATIVVFASILSDLINAYIDPRIRY from the coding sequence ATGTCTCGCCGCGCTGCTTTACAATCCTATTTACTGGTGCGTTTACTCCTAGCTCCCTTGATGTTATGGACGATTGTGACGGTGGTTTTTCTGCTGATGCGTGTTGCTCCAGGTGATCCCACGGATGCGATTTTAGGCAACCGCGCTCCTGAAAGTGCCAAAAATGCCCTAAGAGAACAGTTAGGACTGAATAAACCCCTATTTTTCCAGTACCTAGACTATATTTTCAATCTAATGCGTCTCAACTTAGGAGACTCTTTAACCAGTAAGGGGGTGACGGTATGGGAGATTATTGCTAAACATTTTCCAGCGACGGTGGAACTAACTTTTTATGGGATGCTAATTGCGGTGATAGTGGGAGTCGGATTAGGAATTATCACTGCTTCTCGTCCGAATACTCCCTTGGACGCGGGGGGGCGTTTATTTGGACTGATAACCTATTCCTTGCCGATTTTTTGGGTGGGAATGCTCTTACAGCTAATTTTTGCGGTACAGTTGCGCTGGTTTCCTTTGGGGACTCGTTTTCCTTTGAGTGAGACTCCACCCCAAACAATTACGGGTTTATACACCTTTGATAGTCTGATGACTCTACAACTAGATAAGTTGCCTACGGCATTGTATTATCTAGCCTTACCTAGTTTTACTCTCGGCATTCTTTTGAGTGGGATTTTTGAACGGATGGTGCGAGTTAATCTGAAACAAACTTGGCAAGCGGACTATGTAGATGCGGCAAAAGCGAGAGGAATACCAGAAAAAACGATTATGGTTGCCCATGCGCTGAAAAATGCTCTAATTCCTGTAATTACTGTCTTAGGATTAACTTTTGCGGCTCTTTTAGGTGGTGCAGTCTTGACGGAAGTTACTTTTTCTTGGCCGGGTTTGGGAAATCAGTTATATCGGGCGATTTCTCGGCGGGATTACCCAACAGTGCAGGGATTAATGGCTTTTTTGGCGACAATAGTGGTTTTTGCCAGTATTTTGAGCGATCTAATCAATGCTTACATTGATCCTCGCATCCGTTATTAA
- a CDS encoding ABC transporter ATP-binding protein, which yields MISYLSKVWYLLKGVRKQLPWLIITFIFSSILEVLGISLIAPFLNLASNPSYIQKIPVLDWSYIKFGFQSPGQFVALLGLVIAIIYCFRSLLYFLSQFYIRDFCNIQRGQLFTRLLKAYLTVRYTFHLQRNTSSFIKNIVLETHHFLHNCLLPLLSSISNLIVLTVLIWLLAQTNILLLIMLLGIILPISLLFYQFRHKFKQWGQKSSEANQEMIRLLNHGLGSIKETRIIGCESYFLAQMKVQAQKYARVDTLSHTAQMLPRILTETLLVLVVMFFISISQLFLKQNFQEITSTLAVFAIASIRLIPAASQLIAAIGQLQTGTHAVEVLYSDLKEADKEVTTQPLLSFDNFVGSKSSRTSTMSFNNLVDLKHLTYRYPNTSKLAIENISLSLKKGESIALIGKSGAGKTTLVDVILGLLIPESGDIQVDGVSIYDNIRSWQNLIGYIPQSIFLTDDTIERNIAFGVPDSLIDRERLQQAIASAQLTELVEQLPHGIKTEVGERGVRLSGGQRQRVGIARALYHQREILVLDEATAALDNETERLVNESIQSLAGTRTLIIIAHRLSTVEHCDRIYLMEKGRMVKSGSYQDVVDKQLT from the coding sequence ATGATCTCCTATTTATCAAAAGTTTGGTATCTTTTAAAAGGCGTTAGAAAGCAACTTCCTTGGTTAATTATAACCTTTATATTTTCCTCTATTTTAGAAGTTTTAGGAATTAGCTTGATCGCTCCCTTTTTAAACTTGGCTTCTAATCCGAGCTACATTCAAAAAATACCTGTATTGGATTGGAGTTATATTAAATTTGGCTTTCAATCTCCAGGGCAGTTTGTCGCCTTGCTCGGTTTAGTTATTGCTATAATATACTGTTTCAGATCGCTACTTTACTTTTTATCTCAGTTCTATATCCGAGATTTTTGTAACATTCAAAGAGGACAATTATTTACAAGATTGCTGAAAGCTTATTTGACAGTTAGATATACTTTTCACTTGCAGAGAAACACTTCAAGCTTTATTAAGAATATTGTTCTTGAGACCCATCATTTTTTACACAATTGCCTGCTGCCATTACTGAGCAGTATATCTAATCTAATTGTCTTAACAGTTCTCATTTGGTTACTGGCTCAAACCAATATATTACTACTGATTATGCTTTTAGGGATAATCCTACCCATATCCCTACTGTTTTATCAATTCAGGCATAAATTTAAGCAATGGGGTCAAAAATCGAGTGAAGCTAATCAGGAAATGATCCGCTTGCTAAACCACGGTTTAGGGAGTATCAAAGAAACTCGTATCATTGGCTGTGAATCTTACTTTCTGGCGCAGATGAAGGTACAGGCTCAGAAATATGCCAGGGTAGATACTTTATCACATACTGCTCAAATGCTGCCGCGCATCCTAACTGAAACTCTTTTGGTTTTGGTAGTCATGTTTTTTATTTCTATTTCTCAACTCTTCCTGAAGCAAAATTTCCAAGAAATTACGTCAACACTGGCAGTATTTGCAATCGCTTCAATTCGTTTAATTCCCGCAGCAAGCCAGCTTATAGCAGCAATTGGACAATTGCAAACTGGAACTCATGCGGTTGAAGTACTCTACTCAGATTTGAAGGAAGCAGACAAAGAGGTAACAACTCAGCCTCTGCTTTCATTCGATAACTTCGTTGGTTCAAAATCCAGTAGAACCTCCACTATGTCCTTTAATAATCTAGTCGATCTGAAGCATCTAACTTATCGCTATCCTAACACATCCAAGTTAGCTATTGAAAATATATCATTGAGCCTTAAAAAAGGTGAATCGATTGCACTTATCGGCAAATCGGGAGCAGGTAAGACAACTTTAGTGGATGTGATTCTCGGACTACTCATTCCTGAAAGCGGCGACATCCAGGTTGACGGGGTATCTATCTATGATAATATTCGTTCCTGGCAGAATTTAATTGGCTACATCCCGCAGTCAATTTTTCTGACTGACGATACAATTGAGAGAAATATTGCCTTTGGCGTTCCTGATTCACTGATTGATAGAGAGAGACTGCAACAGGCGATCGCTTCGGCTCAATTGACAGAGTTAGTGGAGCAACTTCCTCATGGTATCAAGACTGAAGTGGGGGAAAGGGGGGTGCGCCTGTCGGGGGGACAGCGCCAACGGGTAGGAATTGCTCGTGCGCTATACCACCAGCGGGAAATTTTGGTACTTGACGAAGCGACAGCAGCATTGGATAATGAAACGGAGCGGCTGGTCAATGAGTCCATTCAGTCACTCGCCGGGACGAGGACTTTGATTATCATCGCTCACCGCCTGTCAACAGTGGAACACTGCGATCGCATTTATTTGATGGAAAAGGGGCGCATGGTTAAATCTGGCAGTTATCAAGATGTTGTTGACAAGCAGTTAACTTAA
- a CDS encoding DUF29 domain-containing protein yields MSNILYDSDFDLWIEQTIQQLKDRQFERLDVEHLIEELQDLGKSEKSTLESNLMVLLAHLLKLKIQGDAPDTMTGSWYDSINEHRQRVQKSLRDTPSLNPYLSTAVSSVYPHARQLAIRDGKKAKFGVRIPLENEYPITCPFSIEQLLDDDFYLNAS; encoded by the coding sequence ATGTCCAATATTTTATATGATTCTGATTTTGACTTGTGGATTGAGCAGACAATCCAACAATTAAAAGATCGTCAATTTGAACGACTAGACGTTGAACACTTAATTGAGGAATTACAAGACTTGGGCAAGTCAGAAAAAAGCACCTTAGAAAGTAACTTAATGGTTTTGTTGGCTCATTTACTCAAGCTCAAGATACAAGGCGATGCGCCTGATACGATGACAGGCAGTTGGTATGATTCAATCAACGAACACCGGCAGCGAGTTCAAAAAAGCTTACGAGATACTCCATCTCTCAATCCCTATCTGTCAACAGCAGTTTCCTCAGTCTATCCACACGCTCGCCAGCTGGCAATTAGAGATGGAAAAAAAGCTAAATTTGGCGTTCGCATACCATTAGAAAATGAGTATCCAATCACCTGTCCTTTTTCAATTGAGCAGCTCTTGGATGATGATTTCTACTTAAATGCGTCTTAG
- a CDS encoding IS5 family transposase produces the protein MTYEKVKNLNPEEFKRFCGVYPETFKDMVKVLAAEKVLQKKSGRPSKLSLEDQILMTLEYLREYSTYFHLAINWEINETTALGITRKVENILSKSGLFNLPGKKTIHQVNSDLEVVVVDVAEHEIERSQKKQEDYYSWNQGYHTIKSQILAAQKTGMIVCTAHGKGRIHDFNLWKNSQIGIDKNIECLADKGDQGIQKLHKNSRIPNKKKKNQELSLEEKEFNRQLSRERIVIEPIHRSLKRFRILSSRYRNRRRRFGLRFNLIAGIYNYELALGYHQVAE, from the coding sequence ATGACTTACGAAAAAGTAAAAAATTTGAATCCAGAAGAGTTTAAACGCTTTTGTGGAGTATATCCTGAAACATTTAAGGATATGGTGAAGGTTTTGGCTGCCGAAAAAGTTCTGCAAAAAAAATCGGGAAGACCAAGTAAATTAAGTCTAGAAGACCAAATCTTGATGACCTTAGAGTATTTACGGGAATATAGTACTTATTTCCATCTCGCAATTAATTGGGAGATTAATGAGACAACAGCCCTAGGAATCACTAGAAAGGTAGAAAATATTCTGAGCAAATCTGGATTGTTTAATCTGCCAGGAAAAAAGACAATTCACCAGGTCAATAGTGACCTAGAGGTAGTGGTAGTAGATGTAGCAGAGCATGAGATAGAAAGATCTCAAAAAAAGCAGGAAGATTACTATAGCTGGAACCAAGGCTATCATACAATAAAATCGCAAATTCTTGCGGCTCAAAAAACAGGAATGATAGTCTGTACCGCTCATGGGAAGGGAAGAATACATGACTTTAATCTTTGGAAAAATAGTCAAATTGGGATCGATAAAAATATTGAATGTTTAGCAGATAAGGGCGATCAAGGAATTCAAAAGCTGCACAAAAATAGTAGAATTCCTAACAAAAAAAAGAAAAATCAAGAATTAAGCTTAGAAGAAAAAGAATTTAATCGCCAGTTATCAAGAGAAAGAATTGTTATCGAACCTATTCACAGAAGTCTGAAGAGATTTAGAATTTTATCATCAAGATATAGGAATCGGAGACGACGTTTTGGTCTGAGATTTAATTTAATCGCTGGCATTTACAACTACGAACTTGCTTTAGGCTATCATCAAGTAGCTGAATAA
- a CDS encoding Uma2 family endonuclease, translating to METLTISQPMQLTALPTQDELPCDDGVPMETQRHKWQMDLLIDTISPWLDRREDGYASGNMFVYFSTAQLKNQDFKGPDFFAVLGVPKGERKSWVTWEEGKAPDVVIELLSESTTQIDKTEKKKIYQDKLRVPEYFWYDPFNPEDFAEFILVDGLYEPRQPNEKGWLISGRLGLALVRWQGEYRGVTTVWIRWATLDGILLPTERESAEEAQQKAEEAQQKAEEAQQKAEEAQQKAEEAQQKAEEAQQKAEEAEEKAERLAAKLRELGINPESL from the coding sequence ATGGAAACTCTAACTATTAGTCAACCAATGCAGTTAACTGCATTACCCACGCAAGATGAACTTCCCTGCGATGATGGAGTACCGATGGAAACTCAAAGGCATAAATGGCAGATGGATCTGTTAATAGACACTATATCCCCTTGGCTAGACCGACGAGAAGATGGTTATGCCAGTGGCAATATGTTCGTCTATTTCAGTACAGCACAACTTAAAAATCAAGACTTCAAAGGACCTGATTTTTTTGCCGTCTTAGGCGTACCAAAAGGGGAGCGAAAAAGTTGGGTTACTTGGGAAGAGGGAAAAGCCCCCGATGTAGTGATTGAACTACTCTCAGAAAGTACCACCCAAATAGACAAAACCGAGAAAAAAAAGATTTATCAAGATAAGTTACGAGTGCCTGAATATTTCTGGTACGATCCTTTTAACCCTGAAGATTTTGCCGAATTTATCTTGGTTGATGGCCTATATGAACCACGGCAACCCAACGAGAAAGGATGGCTAATCAGTGGTCGTTTGGGATTAGCTTTAGTTCGTTGGCAGGGAGAATATAGAGGGGTAACAACCGTCTGGATTCGCTGGGCAACTTTAGATGGAATATTGTTACCAACCGAGCGAGAGTCGGCTGAGGAAGCACAACAGAAAGCTGAGGAAGCACAACAAAAAGCTGAGGAAGCACAACAGAAAGCTGAGGAAGCACAACAGAAAGCTGAGGAAGCACAACAGAAAGCTGAGGAAGCACAACAGAAAGCTGAGGAAGCCGAAGAAAAAGCCGAACGATTGGCGGCTAAACTTAGGGAATTGGGGATTAATCCCGAAAGTCTCTAA
- a CDS encoding IS630 family transposase, which produces MRFIRDLNPESQKMLERIYRASKHHQVRERAKCILLSFQGTTIEELSGIFGVTRKTIYNWLTVWEDRKLIGFYNRRGRGRNPKLTEAQSQQVIDWVKEEPKSLKKIQIILVEEWKLTVSKDTIKRLIKKINMRWKRVRRGVGKTPDEWELEVKLPILEELKKQEERGEIEIGYLDEMGWDSKPCIPYAWQEEKTTIKLPPIEGKRLNILGIMKRDNQLFYETQVGTVTSEIVINFLDKYCQNIQKKTVIIIDQASIHTSDAFIEKLEEWEKKNLKIFWLPTYSPHLNLIEILGRFLKYEWIEFSAYKDRKSLLAYVKKVLDNFGGEYVINFA; this is translated from the coding sequence ATGAGATTTATTAGAGACCTAAACCCCGAGAGCCAGAAAATGCTAGAGAGAATTTATCGAGCTAGTAAACATCATCAAGTAAGAGAGCGAGCGAAATGTATACTCTTAAGTTTTCAGGGAACCACGATAGAAGAATTGAGCGGAATATTTGGAGTTACGAGAAAGACCATCTATAATTGGTTGACGGTCTGGGAAGATAGAAAACTAATTGGTTTTTATAATCGTCGAGGAAGAGGGAGAAACCCTAAATTGACAGAAGCACAAAGCCAACAAGTTATTGACTGGGTAAAAGAAGAACCGAAAAGCTTAAAAAAAATCCAGATCATTCTTGTAGAAGAATGGAAATTAACCGTAAGCAAAGACACGATAAAAAGACTAATAAAAAAAATCAACATGAGGTGGAAAAGGGTGAGAAGAGGGGTGGGCAAAACCCCTGATGAGTGGGAGCTTGAGGTCAAACTACCTATTTTAGAAGAACTCAAAAAACAGGAAGAAAGAGGAGAGATTGAGATAGGATATTTGGATGAAATGGGATGGGATTCAAAGCCTTGTATTCCTTATGCTTGGCAAGAAGAAAAAACCACGATAAAGTTACCACCAATTGAAGGTAAAAGACTAAATATTTTAGGAATAATGAAACGAGATAATCAATTATTTTATGAGACACAGGTCGGAACGGTTACTAGCGAGATAGTTATCAATTTTCTGGATAAATATTGCCAAAATATACAGAAAAAAACTGTCATAATAATTGACCAAGCTTCCATTCATACCAGCGATGCATTTATCGAGAAACTTGAGGAATGGGAAAAGAAAAACTTGAAAATATTTTGGTTGCCCACTTATTCACCTCATTTAAATTTAATTGAAATATTAGGTCGATTTTTAAAATATGAATGGATTGAATTTAGCGCCTATAAAGACCGAAAGAGCCTCCTCGCTTACGTTAAAAAAGTGCTGGACAATTTTGGAGGCGAGTATGTAATTAATTTTGCCTAG